In Planctomycetota bacterium, a genomic segment contains:
- the hisD gene encoding histidinol dehydrogenase: MTTPMLRRVAPGDVARELRPPVDGATLADAGRIIEDVRARGEVAVREFAERFGERRPDEPLVLDRDAMRSALEALDGDARGVLERAANRIARFAEAQRASFADLDTAVPGGRAGHALVPVCAAGCYAPAGRYPLPSSVLMTAVPARVAGCDRVVLASPGAHPVAVAAAAIAGADAFLAVGGAHAVAALAYGFDGFDRVDIIAGPGNRWVTAAKQLVSGIVGIDMLAGPSELLVIADDSADPTVVAADLLAQAEHDADAMPLLVTTSASLADGVDEAISSQLEQLATAGVARQALRNGIACVCGSTDELVRVADGLTAEHVQVFVRDAADFAGRLRHAGALFIGESSAEVLGDYGAGPNHTLPTGGTARFRAGLSVLDFLRPRTWLDVAPAADPAGYAEVVRDAAALAAMEGLDGHRRAALARGSATAAR, encoded by the coding sequence ATGACCACGCCCATGCTGCGCCGGGTGGCACCCGGGGACGTCGCACGCGAGCTGCGCCCACCCGTCGACGGTGCAACGCTGGCCGACGCCGGCCGCATCATCGAGGACGTTCGCGCGCGGGGCGAGGTCGCCGTCCGCGAGTTCGCCGAGCGCTTCGGCGAGCGGCGGCCGGACGAGCCGCTGGTGCTCGATCGCGACGCGATGCGATCGGCGCTGGAGGCACTGGATGGTGACGCGAGGGGCGTGCTCGAGCGTGCGGCAAATCGCATCGCACGCTTTGCGGAGGCGCAGCGGGCGTCGTTTGCGGACCTCGACACCGCCGTTCCCGGCGGCCGGGCCGGCCACGCGCTGGTGCCGGTGTGCGCCGCGGGCTGCTACGCGCCGGCGGGTCGGTATCCGCTGCCGTCGTCGGTGCTGATGACCGCGGTGCCCGCCCGCGTGGCGGGGTGCGATCGCGTCGTGCTGGCCTCGCCCGGGGCGCACCCGGTCGCGGTCGCGGCGGCGGCGATCGCGGGTGCCGACGCGTTCCTGGCCGTCGGCGGCGCCCACGCGGTGGCGGCGCTCGCGTACGGATTCGATGGCTTCGATCGCGTGGACATCATCGCCGGACCGGGCAACCGCTGGGTGACGGCGGCCAAGCAGCTCGTCTCCGGGATCGTGGGCATCGACATGCTCGCCGGCCCGAGCGAGCTGCTCGTCATCGCGGATGACTCGGCCGACCCCACGGTCGTCGCCGCCGATCTGCTGGCGCAGGCCGAGCATGACGCGGACGCGATGCCGCTGCTGGTGACGACGTCCGCATCGCTGGCCGACGGGGTCGACGAGGCGATCTCATCGCAACTCGAGCAGCTCGCGACGGCCGGGGTCGCCCGGCAGGCGCTGCGGAACGGCATCGCTTGCGTGTGCGGCTCCACCGACGAGTTGGTCCGCGTTGCCGATGGGCTCACGGCCGAGCACGTGCAGGTCTTCGTGCGGGATGCCGCGGACTTCGCGGGGCGGCTGAGACATGCCGGCGCGTTGTTCATCGGCGAATCGAGCGCGGAGGTGCTGGGCGACTACGGCGCGGGACCCAACCACACGCTGCCCACCGGCGGCACGGCTCGATTCCGCGCGGGCCTCAGCGTGCTCGACTTCCTGCGGCCTCGGACGTGGCTCGATGTGGCTCCGGCCGCCGATCCCGCCGGATACGCCGAGGTGGTGCGGGACGCCGCGGCGCTGGCCGCGATGGAGGGCCTCGACGGCCACCGCCGCGCCGCGCTCGCGCGTGGAAGTGCGACCGCGGCACGCTGA
- a CDS encoding sigma-70 family RNA polymerase sigma factor: MTHATLAEQRTISPPHGNAIIDAIELDDRGLVVRAQAGDAHAFGLLLRRYERRLLAVARRAAGGEAEPEDVVQDAALKAWTAIGRFDPDRPLAPWLFTVTVRVARTHRGRHRRRRLLLLRAPQPANRDATGPAPTEDSIWSVVDACLPPQQRIALWLRYGERLDAPAIAAALDTNATAVRAVLARARRSLRRHLEQQGAIDDGREPHDA; encoded by the coding sequence ATGACCCACGCCACGCTGGCCGAGCAGCGCACCATCTCGCCTCCCCATGGCAACGCGATCATCGACGCCATCGAGCTCGATGATCGCGGCCTTGTCGTGCGGGCCCAGGCAGGCGACGCCCACGCGTTCGGCCTGCTGCTGCGGCGGTACGAGCGTCGGCTGCTCGCCGTCGCCCGCCGAGCCGCCGGTGGCGAGGCCGAGCCCGAGGACGTCGTCCAGGACGCGGCCCTCAAGGCGTGGACGGCGATCGGCCGGTTCGATCCCGATCGCCCGCTGGCGCCGTGGTTGTTTACGGTGACGGTCCGCGTGGCGCGGACGCACCGTGGCCGCCATCGCCGCCGGCGGTTGCTGCTGCTCAGGGCGCCCCAGCCCGCGAATCGCGACGCGACGGGGCCGGCGCCGACCGAAGACTCGATCTGGAGCGTCGTCGATGCGTGCCTGCCCCCGCAGCAGCGGATCGCCCTCTGGCTGCGCTACGGCGAGCGGCTCGACGCGCCCGCCATCGCCGCCGCGCTCGACACCAACGCGACGGCCGTGCGGGCGGTGCTGGCGCGAGCGCGGCGTTCGCTCCGACGCCACCTCGAACAGCAGGGCGCCATCGACGACGGAAGGGAGCCGCACGATGCCTAG
- the hisE gene encoding phosphoribosyl-ATP diphosphatase: MIVPSIDMQGGEVVQLVGGKERALSAGEPGPIAERFGRVGEIAVIDLDAALGTGRNADAIRELLPIARCRVGGGIRDARSAIGWLDAGAHRVILGTAATPDVLRELPRDRVIAALDARDGEVVTEGWTKATGERVEDRIAELREYVGGFLLTFVEREGRMAGLPMDRVAELVRIAAPARVTVAGGVRTPADVADADRTGADAQVGMALYTGAFDLAAGFAAPLVSDRGDGLWPTVACDQSGRTLGLAYSNLDSLRHAIETGRGAYHSRSRGGLWIKGETSGDTQELLSVEADCDRDALRFTVRQAGGGFCHTGAATCFGDASGLAALDRTLAARVADAPEGSYTARLLGDPSLLASKLREECGELVEAGTRGEAAHEAADVIYFALVAAAARGASLEDIERELDRRALRVTRRPGDAKPAPGQPSEQPRPEEGDRA; the protein is encoded by the coding sequence ATGATCGTGCCATCCATCGACATGCAGGGCGGCGAGGTCGTGCAGCTCGTCGGCGGCAAGGAGCGAGCGCTCAGCGCGGGCGAGCCCGGGCCCATCGCCGAGCGCTTCGGGCGGGTCGGCGAGATCGCGGTGATCGACCTGGATGCCGCGCTGGGCACGGGCCGCAACGCCGACGCGATCCGCGAGCTGCTGCCGATCGCCCGCTGTCGCGTGGGTGGTGGCATCCGCGACGCACGGTCGGCGATCGGCTGGCTCGACGCCGGCGCGCACCGGGTCATACTCGGCACGGCGGCGACGCCCGATGTGCTGCGGGAGCTGCCGCGGGATCGCGTCATCGCCGCGCTCGATGCACGCGATGGCGAGGTCGTCACCGAGGGCTGGACCAAGGCGACCGGCGAGCGGGTCGAGGATCGCATCGCCGAGCTGCGGGAGTACGTCGGCGGCTTCCTGCTGACCTTCGTCGAGCGCGAGGGACGCATGGCGGGGCTGCCGATGGATCGCGTGGCCGAACTCGTCCGGATCGCGGCGCCGGCGCGGGTCACCGTCGCGGGCGGCGTGCGCACGCCGGCGGACGTCGCCGACGCCGACCGCACGGGAGCCGACGCGCAGGTCGGCATGGCGCTCTACACGGGCGCGTTCGACCTGGCCGCGGGCTTCGCCGCGCCGCTGGTGAGCGATCGCGGCGACGGGCTATGGCCGACGGTGGCGTGCGACCAATCGGGGCGGACGCTCGGGCTGGCGTATTCCAACCTGGACTCGCTGCGGCATGCCATCGAGACCGGCCGCGGCGCATACCACTCGCGATCGCGCGGCGGGCTGTGGATCAAGGGCGAGACTTCGGGCGACACGCAGGAGCTGCTCTCTGTCGAGGCCGACTGCGACCGTGACGCGCTGCGATTCACCGTCCGCCAGGCCGGCGGGGGCTTCTGCCACACGGGCGCGGCAACCTGCTTCGGGGACGCGTCGGGACTCGCAGCGTTGGATCGCACGCTGGCTGCGCGCGTGGCCGACGCGCCCGAGGGCTCGTATACCGCGCGGCTGCTGGGCGATCCATCGCTGCTAGCGAGCAAGCTGCGGGAGGAGTGCGGCGAGCTCGTGGAGGCCGGCACCCGCGGGGAGGCGGCACACGAGGCCGCCGACGTGATCTATTTTGCGCTCGTGGCCGCAGCGGCCCGCGGCGCGTCGCTCGAAGACATCGAGCGGGAGCTCGATCGGCGGGCGCTTCGGGTGACCCGCCGCCCGGGCGACGCCAAGCCCGCGCCCGGCCAGCCGAGCGAGCAACCCCGCCCCGAAGAGGGAGATCGGGCATGA